The following coding sequences are from one Roseburia hominis A2-183 window:
- a CDS encoding phage replisome organizer N-terminal domain-containing protein: MADNRKYYYLKLKENFFDSDSIVLLEDMKDGILYSNILLKLYLKSLKNGGKLQLDEHIPYTAQMIATLTRHQIGTVERALEIFRQLGLVEQLDSGAFYMTDIELMIGQSSTEAERKRAARLENKALLPPRTKGGHLSDIRPPEIEIELEKEIEIEKEREGKTGHPAPAAYGRYNNVILTDTELSGLKTELPDKWEYYIDRLSCHIASTGKQYHSHAATIYKWAQEDAAKGKAAPKQGIPDYSCKEGESL; the protein is encoded by the coding sequence ATGGCAGATAACCGCAAGTATTACTACCTCAAGCTGAAAGAGAACTTTTTTGACAGCGACTCCATTGTGCTGCTGGAAGATATGAAAGACGGGATTTTATATTCCAATATCCTCTTGAAGCTGTACTTAAAATCGCTGAAAAACGGCGGGAAATTGCAGCTTGACGAGCATATCCCCTACACAGCACAGATGATAGCGACACTGACCCGCCACCAGATAGGGACAGTTGAGAGGGCTTTAGAGATTTTCCGGCAGTTGGGGCTTGTGGAGCAGCTTGACAGCGGGGCTTTCTATATGACCGACATTGAGCTGATGATAGGACAGTCCTCTACCGAAGCCGAGCGAAAACGGGCTGCAAGGCTGGAAAACAAGGCACTTTTACCGCCCCGGACAAAAGGCGGACATTTGTCCGACATTCGTCCACCAGAGATAGAGATAGAGTTAGAGAAAGAGATAGAGATAGAAAAAGAGAGAGAGGGAAAAACGGGGCACCCCGCCCCCGCCGCTTATGGCAGATACAACAATGTGATACTGACCGATACAGAGCTTTCCGGGCTGAAAACAGAGCTGCCCGACAAGTGGGAGTATTATATTGACCGGCTTTCCTGCCATATCGCTTCCACCGGGAAGCAGTACCACAGCCATGCAGCCACCATTTACAAGTGGGCGCAGGAGGACGCTGCCAAAGGCAAGGCTGCCCCGAAACAGGGCATACCCGATTATTCATGCAAGGAGGGCGAGAGCTTATGA
- a CDS encoding ATP-binding protein, whose amino-acid sequence MKNEIEAMITDITATTAEAEDYTGEDGLLYCGKCHTPKEAYFSKETAQWLGHDRHPAECDCHRAAREKREAAESRQKHLEKVEDLKRRGFTDPAMQNWTFEHDNGRNPQTETARFYVESWETMQAENIGYLFWGGVGTGKSYLAACIANALMEKEVAVCMTNFATILGDLAASFEGRNEYISSLCSYPLLILDDFGMERGTEYGLEQVYSVIDSRYRSGKPLIATTNLTLEELQHPQDTPHARIYDRLTSMCAPVRFTGSNFRKETAQEKLERLKQLMKQRKESL is encoded by the coding sequence ATGAAAAACGAGATTGAAGCTATGATTACGGACATTACAGCCACTACCGCCGAAGCGGAGGACTACACAGGCGAGGACGGGCTTTTATACTGCGGCAAGTGCCATACGCCCAAAGAAGCCTATTTTTCAAAAGAAACCGCCCAATGGTTAGGGCATGACCGACACCCGGCAGAGTGCGACTGCCACCGGGCAGCCCGTGAAAAACGGGAAGCCGCTGAAAGCCGACAGAAGCACCTTGAAAAAGTGGAGGACTTGAAACGCCGGGGCTTTACCGACCCCGCTATGCAAAACTGGACATTTGAGCATGACAACGGCAGAAACCCACAGACCGAAACCGCCCGCTTTTATGTGGAGAGCTGGGAAACCATGCAGGCTGAAAATATCGGCTACCTGTTTTGGGGCGGCGTGGGGACAGGAAAAAGCTACCTCGCTGCCTGTATCGCCAACGCCCTTATGGAGAAAGAAGTTGCCGTCTGCATGACAAACTTTGCAACGATACTGGGTGACCTTGCCGCCAGCTTTGAGGGCAGGAACGAATATATTTCCAGCCTTTGCAGCTATCCTCTACTGATACTTGATGATTTCGGTATGGAGCGAGGGACAGAGTACGGGCTGGAACAGGTTTACAGCGTGATTGACAGCCGTTACCGAAGCGGCAAGCCGCTGATCGCCACGACCAACCTCACGCTGGAGGAATTGCAGCACCCGCAGGACACGCCCCACGCCCGTATCTATGACAGGCTGACTTCCATGTGCGCCCCCGTCCGCTTCACGGGCAGCAACTTCCGAAAGGAAACCGCACAGGAAAAGCTGGAACGCTTAAAGCAACTGATGAAGCAGCGAAAGGAGAGCCTATGA
- a CDS encoding transposon-encoded TnpW family protein has translation MTETKQTSTTKTDRRPDCVTEIRMGNSVLTVSGFFKQGATDTAADKMMKVLEAEAATQKMAI, from the coding sequence ATGACAGAAACGAAACAGACAAGCACCACCAAAACAGACCGCCGCCCGGACTGTGTGACGGAAATCCGCATGGGCAACTCCGTCCTTACCGTTTCCGGCTTCTTCAAGCAGGGCGCAACCGATACCGCAGCCGACAAGATGATGAAAGTGCTGGAAGCGGAAGCTGCTACACAAAAAATGGCGATTTGA
- a CDS encoding recombinase family protein, whose product MLRQTNQQPITALYPRLSHEDELQGESNSISNQKRILETYAKQNGFSNLRWYTDDGYSGANFQRPGFQAMLADIEAGKVGTVIVKDMSRLGRNYLQVGMYTEMIFPQKGVRFIAINDGVDSAQGDNDFAPLRNIFNEWLVRDTSKKIRAVKRSKGMSGKPITSKPVYGYLMDEDENFIIDEEAAPVVKQIYNLCLAGNGPTKIARMLTEQQIPTPGTLEYRRTGSTRRYHPGYECKWATNTVVHILENREYTGCLVNFKTEKLSYKVKHSVENPPEKQVIFENHHEPIIDTQTWERVQELRKQRKRPNRYDEVGLFSGILFCADCGSVMYQQRYQTDKRKQDCYICGNYKKRTHDCTAHFIRTDLLTAGVLSNLRKVTSYAAKHEARFMKLLIEQNEDGGKRRNAAKKKELEATEKRIAELSAIFKRLYEDSVTGRISDERFTELSADYEAEQRELKERAAAIQAELSKAQEATVNAEKFMNVVRRHTSFEELTPTLLREFVEKIVVHECSYDENKTRRQDIEIYYSFVGKVDLPE is encoded by the coding sequence ATGTTAAGACAGACCAACCAACAACCAATTACCGCCCTTTACCCAAGACTTTCCCATGAGGACGAGCTGCAAGGCGAGAGCAATTCCATTTCCAATCAGAAGCGTATCCTTGAAACCTATGCGAAGCAGAACGGCTTTTCCAATCTGCGCTGGTACACGGACGACGGTTATTCTGGTGCGAACTTTCAAAGACCCGGTTTTCAAGCCATGCTTGCGGACATTGAAGCCGGAAAAGTCGGGACAGTTATCGTAAAGGATATGTCGAGGTTAGGGCGAAACTACCTGCAAGTGGGAATGTACACGGAAATGATTTTCCCACAGAAAGGCGTCCGCTTCATCGCTATCAATGACGGAGTGGACAGCGCACAGGGCGACAATGACTTTGCCCCGCTGCGGAATATCTTTAACGAATGGCTGGTGAGAGATACGAGCAAGAAAATACGGGCGGTAAAACGCTCAAAAGGCATGAGTGGCAAGCCCATCACAAGCAAGCCTGTGTATGGCTACCTCATGGACGAGGACGAAAATTTCATCATTGACGAGGAAGCTGCACCCGTAGTCAAGCAGATATACAACCTCTGTCTTGCCGGGAATGGTCCGACCAAGATAGCCCGTATGCTCACAGAGCAGCAAATCCCCACGCCGGGAACGCTTGAATACCGCAGGACGGGCAGCACCCGCCGCTACCACCCCGGCTATGAGTGCAAGTGGGCGACCAATACCGTAGTGCATATCCTTGAAAACCGGGAATACACAGGCTGTCTGGTAAATTTCAAGACAGAAAAACTTTCTTACAAAGTCAAGCACAGTGTAGAAAATCCCCCGGAAAAGCAAGTGATTTTCGAGAACCACCACGAGCCTATCATAGACACCCAAACATGGGAACGGGTGCAGGAGCTTCGCAAACAGCGCAAACGCCCAAACCGCTATGATGAAGTGGGCTTGTTCTCCGGCATACTGTTCTGTGCGGACTGCGGTAGTGTCATGTATCAGCAGCGATACCAGACGGACAAGCGCAAGCAGGACTGTTATATCTGCGGCAACTACAAGAAACGCACCCATGACTGTACGGCGCACTTTATCCGCACCGACCTCTTGACCGCTGGCGTACTCTCCAATCTGCGGAAAGTGACAAGCTATGCGGCAAAGCATGAAGCCCGGTTTATGAAGCTCTTGATTGAGCAGAACGAGGACGGGGGCAAGCGCAGGAACGCCGCCAAGAAAAAGGAGCTGGAAGCCACCGAGAAACGCATAGCCGAGTTATCCGCTATTTTCAAGCGGCTGTATGAGGACAGCGTGACCGGGCGCATATCAGACGAGCGTTTCACAGAGCTGTCGGCAGACTATGAAGCAGAACAACGGGAGCTGAAAGAAAGAGCCGCTGCTATCCAAGCGGAGCTTTCCAAAGCACAGGAAGCCACCGTGAACGCAGAAAAGTTTATGAATGTTGTTCGGCGGCATACCAGCTTTGAAGAACTTACCCCTACTCTGTTGCGGGAGTTTGTAGAGAAAATCGTTGTGCATGAGTGCAGCTATGACGAGAACAAGACCCGTAGGCAGGACATTGAGATTTATTATTCTTTTGTTGGCAAGGTGGACTTGCCCGAATAA
- a CDS encoding helix-turn-helix domain-containing protein gives MHISYKPLWHTLLERDMRKEDLRLAAGMTTNMIANMSKEGKHISMDTLARICETLNCEITDVIELVPDEPASTGGKEHERIETKNNGKRN, from the coding sequence ATGCACATCAGCTATAAACCACTCTGGCACACACTGTTAGAGCGTGATATGAGGAAAGAGGATTTAAGGCTTGCTGCTGGTATGACAACAAATATGATTGCCAACATGAGCAAAGAGGGAAAGCACATCAGCATGGATACATTAGCCCGTATCTGCGAAACGCTGAATTGTGAGATTACCGATGTGATTGAGTTAGTACCAGACGAGCCTGCTTCCACAGGAGGTAAGGAACATGAGAGAATTGAAACCAAGAATAACGGAAAACGGAATTGA
- a CDS encoding TnpV protein produces the protein MRELKPRITENGIDYILVGDYYIPDLKLPEEHRPIGKYGRMHREYLREVHPARLNTLILTGELWTYLADLNEQAQERLDTIMEQMKATEGVTEELKRTQQMEWVQRCNNIHNRAEEIVLHDIIYSYGSN, from the coding sequence ATGAGAGAATTGAAACCAAGAATAACGGAAAACGGAATTGATTATATCCTTGTCGGAGATTACTACATCCCGGACTTGAAACTGCCGGAGGAACACCGCCCTATCGGAAAGTACGGACGGATGCACCGGGAATATTTAAGGGAAGTCCACCCAGCCAGATTGAATACATTGATACTGACCGGAGAATTGTGGACATATCTTGCAGACCTGAACGAACAGGCACAGGAACGGTTAGACACTATCATGGAGCAGATGAAAGCCACCGAGGGCGTGACAGAGGAATTGAAGCGAACTCAACAAATGGAATGGGTGCAGCGTTGTAATAACATTCACAACCGGGCAGAAGAAATTGTTTTGCATGATATAATTTATTCATACGGGAGTAATTAA
- a CDS encoding DUF3658 domain-containing protein, producing MIEIVFGESACGSLKIAQTYGKGKYRGSAVSVFMRHEDGSVPSSDEMKEAQIQAQEQEHIAWENAIPLGGKSSDVYCFDMALSVGDISDNGIGEQRKNVLKKMLSVWFVEDLDYQVEEKIQKIKTTLSSVIERYVAGEEVRIWYSYNPDELCGMYWLMKQLRPLNCQTTIYLVKLPAWEYGKENTMTSKIAWGEVSPGEWGKYITLQEKAKPVFLSACAMKWNQLQNENAPLRAMLNGKLQSVSEDIYDSFILREIAEQPEQFKMAIVIGNVLGKYQLGISDVWISNRIDKMLEDGVLEIIQDAPKGETNYRRILRKRMK from the coding sequence ATGATTGAAATTGTATTTGGTGAAAGTGCCTGTGGAAGTTTGAAAATTGCCCAAACTTACGGTAAGGGAAAGTATAGAGGAAGTGCAGTTTCGGTCTTTATGAGGCACGAAGATGGGAGTGTTCCATCTTCAGATGAAATGAAAGAAGCACAAATTCAAGCACAGGAACAAGAACATATTGCTTGGGAGAATGCTATTCCATTGGGAGGCAAGAGCAGTGATGTTTATTGTTTTGATATGGCTCTTAGTGTGGGAGATATTTCTGATAATGGAATTGGCGAACAGCGGAAAAATGTTCTCAAGAAAATGCTGTCTGTCTGGTTTGTAGAGGATTTAGACTATCAGGTTGAAGAAAAAATACAGAAAATTAAAACTACATTGTCTTCGGTTATTGAACGATATGTAGCTGGGGAAGAAGTTCGTATTTGGTATAGCTATAATCCGGATGAACTTTGCGGTATGTACTGGCTTATGAAACAACTTCGACCATTAAACTGTCAGACAACAATTTATTTGGTTAAGTTACCTGCCTGGGAATATGGAAAAGAAAATACTATGACATCCAAAATAGCATGGGGTGAGGTTTCTCCTGGCGAATGGGGAAAATATATAACTCTACAAGAAAAAGCTAAGCCTGTATTTCTTTCAGCTTGTGCTATGAAATGGAATCAACTTCAAAATGAAAATGCACCTTTGCGTGCAATGCTAAATGGTAAATTGCAAAGTGTTTCAGAAGATATATATGATAGTTTCATTCTTCGTGAAATTGCGGAACAGCCAGAGCAATTCAAAATGGCTATTGTTATAGGTAATGTTTTAGGAAAATATCAACTTGGAATTAGTGATGTATGGATTTCTAATCGCATTGATAAAATGCTTGAAGATGGTGTGTTGGAAATTATACAGGACGCACCAAAGGGAGAAACAAATTATCGCCGGATATTAAGAAAACGAATGAAATAA
- a CDS encoding helix-turn-helix transcriptional regulator has product MNGATTIQERLKDLRLNKGLKLEELAEQTGISKSALGSYEKDDYKEINHGNLILLADFYGVSLDYLFCRTENRAEINTPLRELHLSDEMVALLKSGRINNRLLCELATHKDFIKFLADIEIYVDGIATMQIQNLNALVDTVRHEIIERYRPGEDDPHLKVLQAAHISDDEYFSHMVRDDLNLIIRDIREAHKKDSESAPQTTVADELKENLEAVENFKGSRDEKLVVLYCKQLGINYKNLSDEEFRWLIRILKKSKKMGTPISQRKKR; this is encoded by the coding sequence ATGAACGGAGCTACTACAATACAGGAACGGCTAAAAGATTTACGATTAAACAAAGGATTAAAACTGGAAGAACTGGCTGAACAAACGGGTATTTCAAAATCGGCTCTTGGCAGTTATGAAAAAGATGACTATAAGGAAATCAATCATGGCAACCTTATCCTGCTGGCAGATTTTTATGGGGTGTCCCTTGATTATCTCTTTTGCCGGACAGAGAACCGGGCAGAGATCAACACGCCATTAAGGGAGCTGCATTTGAGTGATGAGATGGTAGCACTTCTGAAAAGCGGTCGGATTAACAACCGTCTGCTCTGTGAGCTTGCCACCCATAAGGACTTTATCAAGTTTCTTGCGGACATTGAGATTTATGTGGATGGGATTGCCACCATGCAGATTCAAAACCTCAACGCCCTTGTCGATACCGTCCGGCATGAAATCATTGAACGGTATCGCCCCGGCGAAGATGACCCGCATTTGAAGGTGCTGCAAGCTGCCCATATCAGTGATGATGAATATTTCAGTCACATGGTACGGGATGACCTCAATCTCATTATCCGGGATATTCGGGAAGCTCACAAAAAGGACAGTGAAAGTGCGCCCCAGACCACCGTTGCCGATGAACTGAAAGAAAATCTGGAAGCGGTCGAAAATTTCAAGGGCAGCCGGGATGAAAAGCTCGTTGTACTTTACTGCAAACAGCTCGGCATCAACTATAAAAATCTGTCAGACGAAGAATTTCGCTGGCTGATTCGGATTCTCAAAAAATCAAAGAAAATGGGAACGCCTATCAGCCAGAGGAAAAAACGGTAA
- a CDS encoding DeoR family transcriptional regulator, giving the protein MNFEFMTIGTPLPPCMPFPRALTGFPVSSTAKVMYCRMLDAMLSNGQEDENGILFICFPVTAIAAVLSRSPMTVKRSLNELETAGLIMRVRQGVGEPNRIYVLIPGKEDAALA; this is encoded by the coding sequence ATGAATTTTGAATTTATGACGATAGGCACACCGTTGCCGCCCTGTATGCCCTTTCCCAGAGCGTTGACAGGATTTCCAGTCAGCAGCACCGCAAAGGTCATGTACTGCCGGATGTTGGACGCTATGCTATCCAACGGACAGGAGGACGAGAACGGAATCCTGTTTATCTGCTTCCCTGTCACAGCCATTGCCGCAGTCCTGTCCCGCAGCCCCATGACGGTCAAGCGTTCTCTGAATGAACTGGAAACCGCCGGACTGATCATGCGAGTGCGTCAGGGCGTTGGAGAACCAAACAGGATTTATGTGCTGATACCGGGAAAGGAGGACGCTGCCCTTGCCTGA
- a CDS encoding DUF3847 domain-containing protein, with protein sequence MPDTSKLEKLNRELEKSEKKLRKAINDEKALQHQLKQLTRKERTHRLCTRGGMLESFLQEPERLTDDDVMLLLTLIFHRQDTQELLKKLLEREKPETP encoded by the coding sequence TTGCCTGATACCTCAAAGCTGGAAAAGCTCAACCGAGAGTTGGAAAAGAGTGAAAAGAAACTGCGGAAAGCCATCAATGATGAAAAGGCATTGCAGCACCAGCTAAAGCAGCTTACCCGAAAAGAACGGACACACCGGCTCTGTACTCGTGGCGGTATGCTGGAAAGTTTTCTGCAAGAGCCGGAACGCCTGACAGATGATGATGTCATGCTGTTGTTGACACTCATTTTTCACAGGCAGGACACGCAGGAACTATTGAAGAAACTGCTGGAACGTGAGAAGCCGGAAACCCCTTAG
- a CDS encoding Lsa family ABC-F type ribosomal protection protein, with the protein MSMIKIENLTFSYPTSYDNVFENVSFQVDTDWKLGFVGRNGRGKTTFLNLLLGKYEYSGKILSSVQFDYFPYPVSDKNRITEDILQEICPLAEEWELMRELSYLDVDVDVLWRPFETLSNGEQTKVLIAALFLNEGHFLLIDEPTNHLDAKARKSVAAYLKKKKGFILVSHDRRFLDDCVDYILSINRANIEVQRGNFSSWMSNFERQQEFELAQNERLQKDIRRLQQSAKRAAVWSERVEASKIGAADKGYVGHKAAKMMKRSKSIEARQQQTIEQKSALLKNMETAEALKIQPLNYHTDLLASLSNVVVYYDGISVCEPVSFEIRQGERIVLDGKNGSGKSSLLKLVVGQSIDYTGTVTLGSGLVISYVPQDTSYLCGTLSEFAEENNLDESLFKAILRKMDFERVQFEKDIKDFSGGQKKKVLIAKSLCEKAHLYVWDEPLNFIDVYSRMQIEQLITEFAPTMLLVEHDSVFRDTVASKIVNI; encoded by the coding sequence ATGTCAATGATTAAAATTGAAAACCTTACGTTTTCATATCCGACAAGTTATGATAATGTTTTTGAAAATGTCAGTTTCCAGGTTGATACCGATTGGAAGCTTGGTTTTGTGGGCAGAAACGGACGAGGTAAAACAACCTTTCTGAATCTTCTGCTTGGGAAATATGAGTATAGTGGAAAAATCCTATCATCCGTACAGTTTGATTATTTTCCTTATCCCGTTTCAGATAAGAATCGTATTACAGAGGATATATTGCAGGAGATTTGCCCACTTGCGGAAGAATGGGAACTTATGCGAGAACTTTCTTATCTTGATGTTGATGTCGATGTGCTTTGGCGACCTTTTGAAACACTTTCCAACGGAGAGCAGACAAAGGTTTTGATTGCCGCTCTTTTTCTTAATGAAGGGCATTTCCTACTGATTGATGAACCTACCAACCATTTGGATGCCAAAGCGAGAAAAAGTGTGGCGGCATATCTGAAAAAGAAAAAGGGATTCATCTTAGTTTCTCACGATCGTCGCTTTCTTGACGATTGTGTTGACTATATTCTATCGATTAACCGAGCGAATATCGAAGTGCAAAGAGGAAACTTTTCATCATGGATGTCAAATTTTGAGCGACAGCAAGAATTTGAACTGGCTCAGAACGAACGTTTGCAAAAGGACATCAGACGATTACAGCAGTCGGCAAAACGCGCTGCAGTATGGTCTGAACGTGTAGAAGCTTCCAAAATTGGGGCAGCAGATAAAGGTTATGTCGGTCATAAAGCCGCCAAAATGATGAAGCGTTCAAAATCTATAGAAGCGAGACAACAACAGACAATCGAACAAAAATCAGCATTGCTGAAAAATATGGAAACCGCAGAAGCCCTCAAGATACAACCGCTTAATTACCATACAGATTTGCTTGCATCATTATCGAATGTAGTAGTTTATTATGATGGCATTTCAGTTTGTGAACCCGTTTCGTTTGAAATAAGACAGGGAGAACGCATTGTGCTTGATGGAAAGAACGGCAGTGGCAAAAGTAGCCTGTTAAAGTTGGTAGTCGGGCAGTCCATAGATTATACGGGTACAGTAACACTTGGCTCTGGGCTTGTAATTTCTTATGTGCCACAGGATACATCGTATTTATGTGGAACCCTTTCCGAGTTTGCAGAAGAAAACAACCTTGATGAAAGTTTGTTCAAGGCAATTCTTAGGAAAATGGACTTTGAGCGTGTACAGTTTGAAAAGGATATTAAAGACTTTTCTGGCGGGCAAAAGAAGAAAGTCCTAATTGCGAAAAGCCTTTGTGAAAAGGCACACTTGTATGTATGGGATGAACCGCTCAACTTTATTGATGTGTACTCACGTATGCAGATTGAACAACTCATAACGGAGTTTGCCCCGACCATGCTCCTGGTAGAACATGACAGTGTTTTTCGAGATACTGTGGCAAGTAAAATTGTGAATATCTAA
- a CDS encoding tyrosine-type recombinase/integrase, producing MAKGSVRKKGKKWYYRFYVEDASGNLVQKEYAGTESKSETEKLLRQAMDDYESKKFIAKSENITIGELLDIWAEEELKTGTLSNGTVQNYLGAITNIKKHPISERKLKNVTSEHLQAFFNLLSFGGTYPDGSERKGYSKDYIRSFSAVLQQSFRFAVSPKQYITFNPMQYIKLKYQTDEVDLFSDDDMDGDIQPIPREDYERLIEFLQNYNPPAILPIQIAYYAGLRIGEACGLAWQDVNLEEQCLTIRRSIRYDGSRHKNIIGPTKRKKVRIVDFGDTLAEILRNARKEQLKNRMQYGELYHKNYYREVKDKNRVYYEFYHLDGTENVPEDYKEISFVCLRPDGSLELPSTLGTICRKIAQKLDGFEGFHFHQLRHTYTSNLLANGAAPKDVQELLGHSDVSTTMNVYAHSTRKAKRESAKLLDKVVGND from the coding sequence ATGGCAAAAGGATCTGTAAGAAAAAAAGGAAAGAAATGGTACTACCGCTTCTATGTAGAAGATGCAAGCGGCAATCTGGTTCAGAAAGAATACGCTGGAACAGAAAGTAAAAGTGAAACGGAAAAACTGCTCCGTCAGGCAATGGACGATTACGAAAGCAAGAAATTCATTGCAAAGTCGGAAAATATTACAATTGGAGAATTACTTGATATATGGGCAGAGGAAGAATTAAAGACCGGTACGCTCAGTAATGGGACAGTCCAGAATTACCTCGGTGCCATTACCAACATCAAGAAGCATCCAATTTCAGAGAGAAAGTTGAAAAATGTAACATCTGAGCATTTACAAGCCTTCTTCAATCTGCTTTCCTTTGGTGGCACTTATCCAGATGGTTCAGAAAGAAAAGGTTATAGCAAAGATTACATTCGTTCTTTCTCGGCAGTATTACAGCAGTCATTCCGATTTGCAGTATCACCAAAGCAATATATCACTTTCAATCCGATGCAGTATATTAAGCTGAAATACCAGACGGATGAGGTTGACCTGTTTTCCGATGATGACATGGATGGCGATATACAGCCAATTCCACGAGAGGATTATGAAAGACTGATTGAATTTCTACAGAATTACAATCCACCGGCAATACTTCCAATCCAGATAGCTTATTATGCAGGACTTCGTATCGGTGAAGCCTGTGGTCTGGCATGGCAGGACGTGAATCTTGAAGAACAGTGCCTTACAATCAGACGCAGTATCCGATATGATGGTTCAAGGCACAAGAATATCATCGGACCAACCAAACGAAAAAAGGTAAGGATTGTTGATTTTGGAGATACACTGGCAGAGATTCTTCGCAATGCCCGAAAGGAACAACTTAAAAACCGAATGCAGTACGGAGAACTTTACCATAAAAACTACTACAGAGAAGTAAAAGACAAAAACAGAGTTTACTATGAGTTCTATCATCTGGACGGAACAGAGAATGTTCCAGAAGATTATAAGGAAATATCCTTTGTCTGCTTAAGACCGGATGGAAGTTTGGAACTGCCAAGCACGTTAGGAACTATTTGTAGGAAGATTGCTCAGAAACTGGATGGATTTGAAGGATTTCATTTTCACCAGCTGCGACACACCTATACAAGCAACCTTCTGGCAAACGGAGCAGCACCAAAGGATGTGCAGGAACTGTTAGGACACTCAGATGTCAGTACCACAATGAATGTCTACGCCCACTCCACGAGAAAAGCCAAACGGGAATCCGCAAAGTTACTTGATAAAGTGGTAGGCAACGACTAA
- a CDS encoding helix-turn-helix domain-containing protein: MKDKELRKLIGSRAKQRRLELNLTQPYVAEKMGVTASTILRYENGSIDNTKKMVLEGLSEALHVSIEWLRGETDEYETDITDKKELQIRDAMGDILKQLPLDLSKKEDAFSKDLLLLMLKQYNLFLESFQFACKNYKGNTNEADIAKVMGFESNDEYNEIMFLREITHTVNAFNDMADIVRLYSKKPEMAEQRLENLLSEVLYEDSDSV; encoded by the coding sequence ATGAAAGATAAAGAACTACGCAAGCTGATAGGCAGCAGGGCAAAACAGCGTCGTCTGGAATTAAATCTGACACAGCCTTATGTTGCAGAGAAGATGGGAGTTACAGCTTCCACAATCCTGCGTTATGAGAATGGTTCGATTGACAATACCAAAAAGATGGTGCTGGAAGGTCTTTCGGAAGCACTTCATGTATCTATTGAATGGCTCAGAGGGGAAACCGATGAATACGAAACCGATATTACGGATAAGAAAGAATTACAGATTCGTGATGCAATGGGCGATATTCTCAAACAGTTACCTCTCGACCTTAGTAAAAAGGAAGATGCTTTTTCCAAAGATTTACTGCTGTTGATGTTAAAGCAATATAACCTGTTTCTGGAATCATTCCAGTTTGCCTGCAAGAATTACAAGGGCAACACGAATGAAGCTGATATTGCAAAAGTAATGGGGTTTGAATCGAATGATGAATATAACGAGATTATGTTTCTCCGGGAGATCACCCACACTGTTAATGCCTTTAACGACATGGCAGATATCGTAAGGCTTTATTCCAAGAAACCGGAAATGGCAGAACAAAGGCTTGAAAATCTTTTATCAGAAGTTTTGTATGAGGATTCCGATTCGGTATAG
- a CDS encoding helix-turn-helix domain-containing protein, with protein MTERKIALSIEEAADYTGIGRNTLRKLVEWKKLPVLKVGRKVLIKTDILEKFMEANEGRDLRDKGNVKAVTRNVAT; from the coding sequence ATGACGGAAAGAAAGATTGCATTATCCATCGAGGAAGCAGCCGACTATACAGGGATTGGCAGAAACACTTTGAGAAAACTGGTTGAATGGAAGAAACTTCCGGTATTAAAGGTTGGAAGAAAAGTCCTTATTAAAACTGACATTCTGGAAAAGTTCATGGAAGCCAACGAGGGACGAGATCTGAGGGATAAAGGAAATGTAAAAGCTGTCACAAGAAATGTGGCAACTTAA